Proteins found in one Limnohabitans sp. TEGF004 genomic segment:
- the ispH gene encoding 4-hydroxy-3-methylbut-2-enyl diphosphate reductase: protein MSKQLEEIVLAAPRGFCAGVDRAIDIVDRALEKFGAPVYVRHEIVHNTFVVADLKNRGAIFIEDLADVPPGATLVFSAHGVPKAVEEEATRRGFTVFDATCPLVTKVHVEVAKLHKEGFEFIMIGHKGHPEVEGTMGQLLDGIYLVEDVADVARVSPKQTERLAVVTQTTLSVDDAALITEAVVARFPNIRKPKMQDICYATQNRQDAVKVLSNEVELVIVVGSPTSSNSNRLRDVAQRSGTQSYMIDNADELKEEWFEGVTRVGLTAGASAPDILVQQVIARMRALGAVSVRTLDGVEETIKFPLPKGLK from the coding sequence ATGAGCAAACAACTGGAAGAAATCGTCCTCGCTGCGCCCCGTGGTTTTTGCGCGGGCGTGGACCGTGCTATCGACATCGTGGACCGTGCGCTTGAGAAGTTTGGCGCGCCCGTGTACGTGCGCCACGAAATCGTGCACAACACCTTTGTGGTGGCCGACCTTAAAAACCGTGGCGCAATCTTCATCGAAGACTTGGCCGATGTGCCCCCAGGTGCCACGCTGGTGTTCAGCGCTCACGGTGTTCCTAAGGCAGTGGAAGAGGAAGCGACCCGACGTGGCTTCACCGTGTTTGATGCCACCTGCCCGTTGGTGACCAAGGTGCACGTGGAAGTGGCCAAGCTGCACAAAGAAGGCTTCGAGTTCATCATGATTGGCCACAAAGGCCACCCCGAAGTCGAAGGCACGATGGGCCAGTTGCTCGACGGCATTTACTTGGTGGAAGACGTGGCCGATGTTGCCCGCGTCAGCCCGAAGCAAACCGAGCGTTTGGCCGTGGTCACGCAAACCACGCTCAGCGTGGACGACGCGGCCCTCATCACCGAAGCTGTGGTGGCGCGTTTCCCGAACATTCGCAAGCCCAAGATGCAAGACATTTGCTACGCCACCCAAAACCGCCAAGACGCGGTGAAAGTGTTGAGTAACGAGGTCGAGTTGGTCATCGTGGTGGGCAGCCCCACCAGCTCCAACAGCAACCGCTTGCGCGATGTGGCGCAGCGATCGGGCACGCAAAGCTACATGATCGACAACGCCGACGAACTCAAAGAAGAATGGTTCGAGGGCGTGACCCGCGTGGGCCTGACCGCCGGCGCATCAGCGCCCGACATCTTGGTGCAACAAGTCATTGCCCGCATGCGCGCCTTAGGCGCCGTGTCTGTACGAACACTCGATGGTGTGGAAGAAACCATCAAGTTTCCCTTGCCCAAGGGACTGAAATAA
- a CDS encoding formate dehydrogenase accessory sulfurtransferase FdhD, with protein MSIASPTSTVLPYLTQAQAELTRHIDVINEHGVHEQVSIPAERALTLYVDKREIVTLMTLGAHPELLVLGYLRNQRLVADVSDVESITVDWEAGEDGAGVAAVKTRHGIADIAARTEKRVVTTGCGQGSVFGDLMGEIDGLALPDARLSQARLYGVLNAIRLQETTYKSAGSVHGCALFSGEQMQIFVEDVGRHNAIDTIAGWMWMNNVTANVDSIFYTTGRLTSEMVMKSAQMGVAVVVSRSGITQMGYDVATRLKLCTIGRATNKHFLCYTSPERMQLDPTLAAGGVQKVAGV; from the coding sequence ATGTCTATCGCATCTCCTACTTCTACCGTGCTGCCTTACCTCACCCAAGCCCAAGCCGAATTGACCCGCCATATCGACGTGATCAACGAGCACGGCGTGCACGAACAGGTGTCCATCCCTGCTGAGCGCGCGTTGACACTCTATGTGGACAAACGCGAAATCGTCACGCTGATGACCTTGGGCGCGCATCCCGAGTTGTTGGTGCTAGGTTATTTGCGCAATCAACGTTTGGTTGCAGATGTGAGCGATGTCGAATCCATCACGGTCGATTGGGAGGCAGGCGAAGACGGTGCAGGCGTGGCTGCCGTCAAAACTCGACACGGCATTGCCGACATTGCAGCGCGCACCGAAAAGCGTGTGGTCACCACCGGCTGCGGGCAGGGCAGTGTGTTTGGTGATTTGATGGGTGAGATAGATGGCTTGGCGTTGCCCGATGCGCGTCTCAGCCAAGCGCGTTTGTATGGTGTGCTTAACGCGATTCGTCTGCAAGAAACCACCTACAAGTCTGCAGGCTCGGTGCATGGCTGTGCTTTGTTCAGTGGGGAGCAGATGCAAATTTTTGTAGAAGATGTGGGCCGTCACAACGCCATAGACACCATTGCTGGATGGATGTGGATGAATAACGTGACTGCGAATGTTGATTCAATTTTTTACACCACCGGCCGCTTGACCAGCGAGATGGTGATGAAGTCTGCGCAAATGGGTGTGGCTGTGGTGGTGTCGCGCAGCGGCATCACGCAAATGGGCTATGACGTGGCCACACGCTTGAAGCTGTGCACGATTGGTCGCGCGACCAACAAACATTTTCTTTGCTACACATCGCCTGAGCGTATGCAGTTGGATCCGACGCTTGCAGCAGGTGGTGTGCAAAAGGTGGCGGGCGTATGA
- a CDS encoding Smr/MutS family protein gives MKAKSLQDLGAIRQQVNDAALAAAAAEEARREAERRAEAERNLFTHAVGKVKPIAAQDRVFIAPPRPAARPLQQELDDQAALSESMSDEFDVSTLLDVDDQLSFRRPGIGTDVTRKLRKGEWAMQGQLDLHGYRSDEAREALGQFVRDSKRMGWRCVRVVHGKGLGSPGKEPVLKSKVQRWLVQKNEVLAFVQAKPSDGGAGALVVLLGPSNI, from the coding sequence ATGAAAGCCAAATCGCTGCAAGACTTAGGCGCCATTCGCCAACAAGTGAATGACGCGGCACTGGCCGCAGCCGCTGCAGAAGAAGCACGTCGCGAAGCTGAACGTCGCGCTGAAGCGGAACGCAATTTGTTCACGCACGCTGTTGGCAAGGTCAAACCCATCGCCGCCCAAGACCGCGTGTTCATCGCGCCACCCCGCCCAGCGGCGCGCCCTCTACAACAAGAGTTGGACGACCAAGCCGCATTGAGCGAAAGCATGAGCGACGAGTTCGATGTGAGCACCTTGCTCGATGTGGACGATCAACTCAGCTTCAGACGCCCTGGCATCGGCACCGACGTGACGCGCAAACTGCGCAAAGGCGAATGGGCCATGCAAGGCCAGCTCGATCTGCACGGTTATCGCAGCGACGAGGCCCGCGAAGCACTGGGCCAATTTGTGCGTGACTCAAAGCGCATGGGCTGGCGATGCGTGCGCGTGGTACACGGCAAAGGTTTGGGCTCGCCCGGCAAAGAACCGGTGCTCAAAAGCAAAGTGCAACGCTGGTTAGTGCAGAAGAATGAGGTACTGGCCTTTGTGCAGGCCAAGCCTTCGGATGGTGGTGCGGGGGCGTTGGTGGTGTTGCTGGGGCCGAGCAACATCTAA
- the radC gene encoding DNA repair protein RadC, with the protein MTIAQLPIEMRPREKLLKHGASALTDTELLALFLRTGIKGKNVFVMAQELLDRFKGFAGLIHASAAELKTFKGMGGDAKRSQLVAVLEMARRALTQQLTETTVMNSPNAVKQYLQLELAQLKHEVFAVLFLDAHNRLLSYQPMFRGSLSQTMVYPREVAKTALALGADGVVLAHNHPGGTVKPSQADMKLTRTLQEALALIDVTVRDHIIVAQGKYLSMAEEGLL; encoded by the coding sequence ATGACCATTGCGCAACTCCCCATCGAGATGCGCCCACGCGAAAAGCTGCTCAAACACGGGGCCTCGGCGCTGACCGACACCGAGCTGCTGGCCCTGTTTCTGCGCACCGGCATCAAGGGCAAAAACGTGTTTGTGATGGCCCAAGAGCTACTGGACCGTTTCAAGGGCTTTGCGGGCCTGATCCACGCCAGTGCGGCTGAGCTCAAAACCTTCAAAGGCATGGGCGGCGACGCCAAGCGCTCGCAACTGGTGGCCGTGCTGGAAATGGCCCGCCGCGCCCTGACCCAACAACTCACAGAAACCACAGTGATGAATTCGCCCAATGCGGTGAAACAATACCTCCAGCTAGAACTGGCCCAGCTCAAACACGAGGTGTTTGCAGTGTTGTTTCTCGATGCCCACAACCGTTTGTTGTCGTACCAGCCCATGTTTCGTGGCTCGCTGTCGCAGACCATGGTTTATCCACGCGAAGTGGCCAAGACCGCCCTCGCCTTGGGTGCTGATGGCGTGGTGCTGGCCCACAACCACCCGGGCGGCACAGTCAAACCTTCACAAGCCGACATGAAACTCACCCGTACCTTGCAAGAAGCCTTGGCGCTGATTGACGTGACCGTGCGCGACCACATCATCGTGGCGCAAGGCAAGTATTTGTCGATGGCCGAAGAAGGCTTGTTGTGA
- a CDS encoding FKBP-type peptidyl-prolyl cis-trans isomerase, producing MTASNAHPTIGPASFLTLHYRLSGPQGDVINTFNDKPATLSLGSGELSPALEQRLMGLKEGAHTTFELAAGLAFGERNPDMQQWVSKSLLKEFGDPDEQYNVGDVVQFPAPNGQGSFAGAVQQVTDDQVLFDFNHPLANQPVTFEVQVIGIL from the coding sequence ATGACTGCATCCAACGCTCACCCTACCATCGGCCCCGCTTCTTTTTTAACGCTGCACTATCGGCTTTCGGGACCGCAAGGCGACGTGATCAACACGTTCAATGACAAACCTGCCACGCTCTCTTTGGGTTCGGGCGAGTTGTCGCCTGCTTTGGAGCAGCGTTTGATGGGGCTTAAAGAAGGCGCACACACCACGTTTGAACTGGCCGCCGGTTTGGCCTTTGGTGAGCGCAATCCCGACATGCAGCAGTGGGTGAGCAAGAGTTTGCTCAAAGAATTTGGCGACCCCGATGAGCAATACAACGTGGGCGATGTGGTGCAGTTCCCAGCGCCCAATGGGCAAGGCTCGTTTGCAGGCGCGGTGCAACAAGTCACAGATGACCAAGTGTTATTTGACTTCAATCACCCACTGGCCAACCAGCCCGTGACGTTTGAAGTGCAAGTCATCGGCATTTTGTAA
- a CDS encoding DNA alkylation repair protein, translating into MTPKQFVHTVEHALMPLADEAKAQGMKAYLLNQFEFLGLAAPVRRAAVKEIGKVKWQSSAELLATAELLWQKPEREYRYTAVDLLRQHSAQLNVNDLPALQALLLRDAWWETVDGLSAVIADVMHVAVQQKPSAAVTMDVWLKHPIHWVRRSAMLHQLGRRLDTDTKRLFGYAAQLADEKEFFIRKAIGWALRDYACWNPQAVTDFLLEHRERLSGLTVREAAKHLTLP; encoded by the coding sequence ATGACGCCTAAGCAGTTTGTCCATACCGTTGAACACGCTTTGATGCCCTTGGCCGATGAAGCCAAGGCCCAAGGCATGAAAGCCTATTTGCTCAACCAATTTGAGTTCTTAGGATTGGCAGCGCCCGTACGCCGTGCAGCGGTCAAAGAAATTGGCAAAGTGAAGTGGCAAAGCTCAGCTGAACTGTTGGCCACCGCCGAACTGTTGTGGCAAAAGCCCGAGCGTGAATACCGCTACACCGCCGTGGACTTGCTGCGCCAACACAGCGCCCAGTTAAACGTGAACGACCTACCCGCATTGCAGGCATTGCTGCTGCGAGACGCTTGGTGGGAAACCGTGGATGGCTTGAGTGCCGTCATTGCCGATGTCATGCATGTAGCCGTGCAGCAAAAACCCAGTGCAGCCGTCACGATGGATGTTTGGCTCAAACACCCCATCCATTGGGTGCGCCGCTCAGCAATGCTGCACCAGCTGGGCAGGCGCTTGGACACCGACACCAAGCGCTTGTTTGGCTATGCAGCTCAACTGGCGGACGAGAAAGAATTTTTCATTCGCAAAGCCATCGGCTGGGCGCTGCGCGACTACGCGTGTTGGAACCCACAAGCAGTGACGGACTTTTTGCTGGAACACCGCGAACGCTTGTCAGGCCTGACGGTGCGCGAAGCTGCCAAACACTTGACCTTGCCGTGA
- a CDS encoding FtsX-like permease family protein — MSAGVTWWTQAWRTLWRDARAGELRLLVVAVALGVAALSSVSFLADRLNGGLQRDARQLLGGDVVVVSDLATPAHIVQRAKADGLQGVTTLSFPTMARGQSQSGAESNSRLVALKAAEAGYPLRGELKVASSLAQADAAEKTKEIPASGEVWVEAAGLEALGLDVGDSVSLGNSRLRISRVLVHEPDRGAGFMNFAPRVLMNTADLEATALVQPASRVTWRYAVVGADNATKNFLAWAEAESKKPEVRGVRVESLEAGRPEMRQTLDRAGKFLNLVALLAALLSAVAVALAARAFAARHLDDCAMLRVLGLSQRHIALSYTAEFVWVGSFASVLGLALGYAVHLVFVALLKGLVETALPAPSVWPVVYGLGTGLTLLLAFGLPPVLQLASVPALRVMRRDVGELKATTLSVWALGLTGFAVLLIAVSRDLKLGLMVVGGFAGAVLLFAGMAWLAVYVLRRTVVEGSAPPWLMLATRQISARPVYAMVQVSALAVGLLALALLVLLRTDLISSWRNATPVDAPNRFVINIQPSQAEPFLQTLREAGVNKLDWYPMIRARLVAVNGNTVTPDSYTEERAQRLVDREFNVSFNATEPEHNTVVVGTWKAEEANALSIEEGIAKTLKLKLGDTLRFDMAGVLHEARITSVRRVDWASMRANFFVMYPVSRMTTDAGFDVPTTYIAAFRAPQRAVATDKPAPTFDNQLINRFPNVTNVDMGATLNQVQSVLGQVVSAVEFLFLFTLAAGLVVLFAAVTATREERTREYAVLRALGASNRLLANVQRAELAGIGALAGMLATSVAMLMGWGLARFAFEFEWTASPWVPLLGAVVGALLALVAGWWGLRDVLRRPVVQTLRQAS; from the coding sequence ATGAGCGCTGGCGTGACCTGGTGGACGCAAGCCTGGCGCACACTCTGGCGCGATGCCCGCGCAGGTGAGCTGCGCTTGCTGGTGGTGGCTGTGGCGTTGGGGGTGGCGGCACTCAGCTCGGTCAGCTTTTTGGCCGACCGTTTGAACGGTGGATTGCAACGCGATGCACGCCAACTCTTAGGCGGCGATGTGGTGGTGGTGAGCGACTTAGCCACACCCGCACACATCGTGCAGCGCGCCAAAGCAGATGGCTTGCAGGGTGTGACAACCTTGAGCTTCCCCACCATGGCGCGTGGCCAATCGCAAAGCGGCGCAGAGAGCAACAGCCGTTTGGTGGCGCTCAAAGCGGCCGAGGCGGGCTACCCCTTGCGCGGTGAACTCAAAGTTGCCAGCAGCTTGGCGCAGGCTGACGCAGCAGAAAAAACCAAAGAGATTCCCGCCAGCGGCGAGGTGTGGGTGGAGGCCGCAGGCTTAGAAGCCCTAGGCCTCGATGTGGGCGACAGCGTGTCGCTGGGCAACAGCCGCTTGCGCATCAGCCGCGTGTTGGTGCACGAGCCTGACCGTGGCGCAGGCTTCATGAACTTTGCGCCGCGCGTGTTGATGAACACGGCAGACCTCGAAGCCACTGCATTGGTTCAACCCGCCAGCCGTGTGACGTGGCGTTATGCAGTGGTTGGTGCTGACAACGCCACCAAAAACTTTTTGGCATGGGCCGAAGCCGAGAGCAAAAAGCCAGAGGTGCGCGGCGTGCGTGTGGAGTCGCTCGAAGCAGGCCGCCCAGAGATGCGCCAAACCTTGGACCGTGCGGGCAAGTTCTTGAACTTAGTGGCCTTGCTAGCTGCACTGCTCAGTGCTGTGGCTGTGGCCTTGGCAGCTCGCGCCTTTGCCGCCCGCCATTTGGATGACTGCGCCATGTTGCGCGTGTTGGGCTTGAGCCAACGACACATTGCCTTGTCGTATACCGCCGAGTTTGTGTGGGTCGGCAGCTTTGCCAGTGTGTTGGGTTTGGCTTTGGGCTATGCCGTGCATTTGGTGTTCGTGGCCTTGCTCAAAGGATTGGTGGAAACCGCTTTGCCTGCGCCTAGCGTGTGGCCTGTGGTCTATGGCCTGGGTACAGGCCTGACCCTGCTGCTCGCTTTCGGATTGCCTCCCGTGTTGCAGTTGGCCAGCGTGCCTGCGCTGCGCGTGATGCGTCGCGATGTGGGTGAACTCAAAGCCACCACACTCAGTGTGTGGGCCTTAGGACTGACAGGTTTCGCGGTGCTGCTGATTGCGGTGAGCCGTGATTTGAAACTCGGCCTCATGGTGGTGGGCGGCTTTGCGGGTGCGGTGCTGTTGTTTGCTGGCATGGCATGGTTGGCGGTGTACGTGCTTCGCCGCACCGTGGTGGAGGGCAGTGCGCCGCCGTGGTTGATGTTGGCCACGCGGCAGATCAGCGCACGCCCTGTGTATGCCATGGTGCAGGTCAGTGCGTTGGCTGTGGGCTTATTGGCTTTGGCTTTGTTGGTGCTGCTGCGCACCGACCTCATCAGCAGCTGGCGCAATGCCACGCCAGTGGACGCGCCGAATCGTTTTGTTATCAACATCCAGCCCAGCCAAGCGGAGCCGTTTTTACAAACACTGCGCGAAGCCGGCGTGAACAAGCTCGACTGGTACCCCATGATTCGCGCACGTTTGGTGGCGGTGAATGGCAACACCGTCACGCCAGACAGCTACACCGAAGAACGCGCCCAGCGTTTGGTAGACCGCGAGTTCAATGTGTCATTCAACGCCACAGAGCCCGAACACAACACCGTGGTGGTGGGCACTTGGAAAGCCGAAGAAGCCAATGCCTTGAGCATTGAAGAAGGCATTGCCAAAACCCTGAAGCTCAAACTGGGTGACACCCTGCGCTTTGACATGGCGGGCGTGCTGCACGAAGCGCGCATCACCTCGGTGCGGCGTGTGGACTGGGCCTCCATGCGTGCCAACTTCTTTGTGATGTACCCCGTCAGTCGCATGACCACCGATGCGGGCTTTGATGTGCCCACCACCTACATCGCCGCCTTCCGTGCGCCTCAGCGTGCAGTGGCCACTGACAAGCCCGCGCCCACGTTTGACAACCAACTCATCAACCGTTTCCCCAACGTCACCAATGTGGACATGGGCGCGACTTTGAACCAAGTGCAAAGCGTGCTGGGCCAAGTGGTGAGTGCGGTGGAGTTTTTGTTCTTGTTCACTTTGGCCGCTGGCTTGGTCGTGTTGTTTGCGGCAGTGACTGCCACGCGTGAAGAGCGTACGCGTGAATATGCAGTGCTGCGTGCGCTAGGTGCATCCAACCGACTGCTGGCCAATGTGCAGCGTGCCGAGTTGGCAGGCATTGGCGCATTGGCCGGAATGCTGGCCACCAGCGTGGCCATGCTGATGGGCTGGGGCTTGGCCCGATTTGCGTTTGAGTTTGAATGGACGGCCAGCCCGTGGGTGCCTTTGTTGGGCGCAGTGGTGGGTGCGTTGCTCGCGCTGGTGGCAGGCTGGTGGGGCTTGCGCGATGTGCTGCGCCGCCCTGTGGTGCAAACCTTGCGCCAAGCATCTTGA
- a CDS encoding DUF2789 domain-containing protein — translation MDKVFHGFTELFAQLGLPNDAHSIRHFIQTHSPLNSSIRIEDAQFWNTAQASLLKEELLGDSDWAEVIDRLNVALRGAIVSAK, via the coding sequence ATGGACAAAGTCTTCCACGGTTTCACAGAACTGTTTGCCCAGCTGGGGTTACCCAATGATGCGCACAGCATCCGTCACTTCATCCAAACGCACTCACCCTTGAATTCATCCATCCGAATCGAGGATGCGCAGTTTTGGAACACGGCTCAAGCTTCGCTGCTCAAAGAGGAGTTACTGGGTGATTCAGACTGGGCTGAGGTGATTGACCGCTTGAATGTGGCGCTGCGGGGGGCCATTGTTTCAGCCAAATAG
- the serS gene encoding serine--tRNA ligase encodes MLDINQLRRDLPSVIAKLEKRKNPQAFLNVDAYQALEAERKTLQTRTEELQASRNALSKQIGMLKAKGESADGVMAQVADIKTELDASAVRLDALQPELQSLLLAVPNLPHDSVPTGEDEHGNVVLRSWSPTGTEPAPLGFEPKDHVDLGEPLGLDFEMGVKLSGSRFTVMKGQIARMHRALAQFMLDVQTQEHGYTECYTPYIVNADSLKGTGQLPKFEEDLFAAKKGGQEGEAASESAALYLIPTSEVPLTNFVRDVVLAENELPIKLTAHTPCFRSEAGSAGRDTRGLIRQHQFDKVEMVQIVHPDKSYETLEEMTGHAEAVLQKLGLPYRVMLLCTGDMGFGATKTHDLEVWLPAQNTYREISSVSNCEAFQARRLQARYKNAQGKNELVHTLNGSGLAVGRTLVAVLENYQQADGSIRVPEALRPYMGGVTELRG; translated from the coding sequence ATGCTCGATATCAACCAACTGCGCCGCGACCTGCCCAGCGTCATTGCCAAACTCGAAAAACGCAAGAACCCACAAGCGTTCTTGAATGTGGATGCGTACCAAGCTTTAGAAGCTGAGCGCAAAACACTGCAGACCCGCACCGAAGAGTTGCAAGCCAGCCGCAATGCGCTGTCAAAGCAGATTGGCATGCTCAAAGCCAAAGGCGAAAGCGCCGATGGTGTGATGGCACAGGTGGCTGACATCAAAACCGAACTCGATGCTTCGGCCGTGCGTTTGGATGCGTTACAGCCAGAGCTGCAATCGCTTTTGTTGGCTGTGCCCAACTTGCCACACGACAGCGTGCCAACGGGAGAAGACGAACACGGCAACGTGGTGCTGCGCAGCTGGAGCCCCACGGGCACTGAACCCGCACCTTTGGGTTTCGAGCCCAAAGACCACGTCGACTTGGGCGAGCCTTTGGGCCTCGACTTTGAAATGGGCGTCAAGCTCTCTGGCTCACGTTTCACCGTGATGAAGGGTCAAATTGCCCGCATGCACCGTGCGCTTGCGCAGTTCATGCTCGATGTACAAACCCAAGAGCACGGTTACACCGAGTGCTACACGCCTTACATCGTGAATGCCGACAGCCTCAAAGGCACAGGCCAGTTGCCCAAGTTTGAAGAGGACTTGTTTGCTGCCAAGAAGGGCGGCCAAGAGGGGGAAGCTGCCAGCGAAAGCGCTGCGCTGTACCTCATCCCAACCAGCGAAGTGCCGTTGACCAACTTCGTGCGCGATGTGGTCTTGGCCGAAAATGAGTTACCCATCAAGCTCACCGCACACACACCCTGCTTCCGTTCTGAAGCTGGCAGCGCTGGCCGCGATACACGTGGTTTGATTCGCCAGCATCAGTTCGACAAAGTCGAGATGGTGCAAATCGTGCACCCCGATAAGAGCTACGAGACCTTGGAAGAAATGACAGGCCACGCCGAAGCCGTGTTGCAAAAACTGGGTTTGCCTTACCGCGTGATGTTGCTGTGCACCGGCGACATGGGCTTTGGCGCAACCAAAACACACGACCTCGAAGTCTGGCTGCCTGCACAAAACACCTACCGTGAAATCAGCTCGGTGTCGAACTGCGAAGCTTTCCAAGCCCGTCGCTTGCAAGCGCGGTACAAAAACGCGCAAGGAAAGAACGAACTCGTGCACACCTTGAATGGTTCAGGTTTGGCCGTGGGCCGCACCTTGGTGGCCGTGCTCGAGAACTACCAACAAGCCGATGGCAGCATTCGTGTGCCTGAAGCGTTGCGCCCCTACATGGGTGGTGTGACTGAGCTGCGCGGTTGA
- a CDS encoding group II truncated hemoglobin codes for MQIEEKPPFDTPFEWIGGEPRVQLLVDRFYDLMDLEPGYLELRQAHGPELANARERLFMFLCGWLGGPDYYIEKHGHPRLRMRHMPFSIGIKERDQWVACMDQAMGDTGVPEDLRARLKASFFQTADWMRNKGGA; via the coding sequence ATGCAAATCGAAGAAAAACCACCTTTTGATACCCCGTTTGAATGGATAGGCGGCGAGCCGCGTGTGCAACTGTTGGTTGATCGTTTTTACGACCTGATGGATTTAGAGCCGGGCTATCTGGAGCTGCGTCAAGCGCACGGCCCAGAACTGGCCAACGCACGTGAGCGCCTGTTTATGTTTTTGTGCGGCTGGTTGGGCGGCCCTGATTACTACATTGAAAAACACGGCCATCCCCGTTTACGCATGCGCCACATGCCTTTCTCCATTGGCATCAAAGAGCGTGACCAATGGGTGGCGTGCATGGATCAAGCGATGGGCGACACGGGTGTGCCTGAAGATTTGCGCGCGCGTTTGAAAGCCAGTTTTTTCCAAACTGCAGATTGGATGCGTAATAAGGGCGGCGCATAA
- a CDS encoding voltage-gated chloride channel family protein — MPHLAPSSKLDLLRYVAKWVALATVVAALAGSASALFLFALDWATQTREANRWLIWCLPIAGFCVGWLYLKFGQHVEAGNNLLIDEIHDPKKVVPLRMAPFVLGGTVISHLFGASVGREGTAVQMGGALADQLTHFFKLNTVDRRMVLMAGISAGFASVFGTPLAGAVFALEVLAIGRMRLDALLPCVIAAVVADQVGLLWGVQHTQCEVGLVPQITAWLLAAMVVAGAVFGLAGKVFADSTHALSGVMKKHIVYAPLRPLLGGAVIAAVVMWGSFDRYIGLGIPVMVEAFAHPLAPTDFLGKMVFTIASLGSGFKGGEVTPLFYIGATLGNALAPLLDVPFALLAAVGFVAVFAGAANTPIASTLMAMELFGAEIGVFAALACVMSYACSGHSGIYRAQRVAHRKTDAPSQPS; from the coding sequence ATGCCGCATCTTGCGCCATCTTCCAAGCTAGACCTCCTGCGCTACGTGGCGAAGTGGGTGGCTTTGGCGACGGTGGTGGCGGCTCTTGCGGGCTCAGCCTCAGCCCTGTTTCTTTTCGCTCTCGATTGGGCCACGCAAACGCGCGAAGCCAACCGCTGGCTTATCTGGTGTCTGCCTATCGCTGGGTTCTGCGTCGGCTGGCTGTATCTCAAGTTTGGCCAGCATGTCGAGGCGGGCAACAACTTGCTGATTGACGAAATTCACGACCCCAAAAAAGTGGTGCCTTTGCGCATGGCTCCGTTTGTGTTGGGCGGCACGGTCATCTCTCATTTGTTCGGTGCATCGGTGGGCCGCGAAGGCACGGCGGTGCAAATGGGCGGTGCCTTGGCTGACCAGCTCACACATTTTTTCAAGCTCAACACGGTGGATCGCCGCATGGTGTTGATGGCGGGTATCAGCGCAGGCTTTGCCTCGGTGTTTGGCACGCCATTGGCGGGCGCCGTATTTGCACTGGAGGTGCTGGCGATTGGTCGCATGCGCCTCGATGCTTTGCTGCCCTGTGTGATTGCCGCTGTCGTGGCTGACCAAGTGGGCTTGTTGTGGGGCGTGCAACACACGCAATGCGAAGTGGGCCTGGTGCCACAAATCACCGCATGGTTGCTGGCAGCCATGGTGGTGGCGGGTGCTGTGTTTGGTTTGGCTGGCAAGGTGTTTGCCGATAGCACGCATGCGCTGAGCGGTGTGATGAAAAAGCACATCGTCTACGCACCGCTGCGCCCCTTGTTGGGCGGCGCTGTGATTGCCGCTGTGGTGATGTGGGGCAGCTTTGACCGCTATATCGGTTTGGGCATTCCAGTGATGGTGGAGGCATTTGCCCACCCACTCGCGCCTACTGACTTCTTGGGCAAGATGGTGTTCACCATTGCGTCGCTGGGTTCAGGTTTCAAGGGTGGCGAAGTGACGCCTTTGTTCTACATCGGCGCCACACTGGGCAATGCCTTGGCGCCTTTGCTGGATGTGCCGTTTGCATTGCTGGCCGCAGTGGGCTTTGTGGCCGTGTTTGCAGGAGCCGCGAACACACCCATTGCCTCCACGCTGATGGCGATGGAGTTGTTTGGGGCCGAGATTGGCGTCTTTGCGGCGCTGGCCTGTGTGATGAGCTATGCGTGCTCGGGTCACTCTGGCATTTACCGGGCCCAACGGGTGGCGCATCGCAAGACGGATGCGCCGTCTCAGCCTTCTTAG